In the Pseudomonas orientalis genome, one interval contains:
- a CDS encoding Tc toxin subunit A translates to MNMQVDSSSLLAQLIDHSRPPATGRDDFKTALQRLDIHSVFDIVRLGEKAFAEQLATCNDDDAHTVYLRAQSAAAQLERLFREQQVSSDRPSRRDKRDVAADTGATYQALFKENREQFCASSSIAAVDSPVAYLRALYLFALQLEHNAKGANAVKLSDRRADLKELLIDPHSVAGQVPMLSIINRTLLRNIAGADADNAYVLLSKTWFPFSLPYHLHHQQCRLGLSGDKPMLGELNYRISRQLPLAAEANTYGQVVTHNNEVQCLLSGLSPEQQAMLKKDWPAAQDAQRFYLTCFNWTAAQGPENVTDFLHHTQLDAEQLQALLAQQTQAPRKSPYCKQDTGLTYGACYINGAMASTPAISLGNDAPATLINVSLERFDRLQRMIRLQRWLGLPFAQLDTLLVSAMRCEGASNRALLITHNTLRALGVFCYLNRRYTLQAEEFAAWLHQMPVHASGKRVSLFDQVFNRAGSALPPLYLDGKAFDATTAQQLCAGLGLQDTQDSLQLLIADRPATRTIETVSALYRQARIARLFGLSVMECRQLAQLLGKANVLTQLRTPTLRRKPKGATDFLDVLMHLEWASRWLKENGNSLPLFRHQLLLDKQVRDPAINLLLKEFAAYDQASLSTKLNLLELPQQPSDEDSRLPAVDWNALASQVLQRARSSTSVEVALDAQLSSVAISTDPTRTTFIIEQTKQKLLTLVSTVRDELWALYLRLKKIIQSVPHLPGNANGHQKYDHYGHFLRLYAPAAPPLQTLGYLILLLPHAVDVLQWPLSRQALDQFLINPHWLDSDYQASSLLELTPHTLYLMQQFNHCIDRFGLTEGQILDYFRQANTPPGSAAQNTSDETNERLARLCGWSASEIGVFSSQLKPPRITSMDRLDWLLRCRQASTATGLPATLLIAASQLKTDATFAQWKAVGEALTSAHASPVNPPSPADLFKD, encoded by the coding sequence ATGAATATGCAAGTCGACAGCAGCTCCCTGCTCGCTCAACTGATTGATCACTCACGCCCTCCCGCCACCGGTCGGGACGATTTCAAAACCGCGCTGCAGCGCCTCGATATTCACTCGGTATTCGACATCGTGCGACTCGGCGAAAAGGCATTCGCAGAGCAATTGGCTACCTGCAACGACGACGATGCCCACACGGTGTACCTCCGGGCCCAAAGCGCTGCCGCGCAACTGGAAAGACTGTTTCGCGAACAGCAAGTCTCGTCGGACCGCCCTTCCCGGCGCGATAAGCGCGATGTCGCCGCCGATACCGGCGCCACCTACCAGGCCTTGTTCAAGGAAAACCGGGAGCAGTTCTGCGCCAGTTCATCCATTGCAGCAGTCGACTCGCCGGTGGCCTACCTGCGCGCGCTTTATCTGTTCGCCCTGCAACTGGAACACAATGCCAAGGGGGCGAACGCGGTCAAGCTGTCGGACCGGCGTGCGGACCTGAAGGAGCTTTTGATCGACCCACACAGCGTTGCGGGCCAGGTGCCCATGTTGTCGATCATCAATCGCACCTTGCTCAGGAATATCGCGGGCGCCGACGCCGACAACGCCTACGTACTGCTGAGCAAGACCTGGTTCCCGTTTTCGCTGCCCTATCATTTGCACCACCAGCAATGCCGGCTGGGCTTGTCGGGCGACAAGCCAATGTTGGGTGAGTTGAACTATCGCATCAGTCGCCAGTTGCCCCTGGCGGCGGAAGCCAACACTTATGGACAAGTCGTTACCCACAATAACGAGGTTCAATGTCTGTTATCAGGGTTGAGCCCTGAACAACAGGCAATGCTGAAAAAGGACTGGCCAGCGGCGCAGGATGCGCAAAGGTTCTATCTAACCTGCTTCAATTGGACGGCTGCGCAGGGCCCGGAAAACGTCACTGACTTTCTGCACCATACCCAACTGGACGCCGAACAACTTCAAGCGCTGCTGGCACAACAGACACAAGCACCACGCAAATCGCCGTACTGCAAGCAGGATACCGGGCTCACTTACGGTGCCTGTTACATCAACGGCGCGATGGCCTCCACACCCGCGATCAGCCTGGGCAACGACGCCCCCGCCACGCTGATCAACGTGAGCCTGGAACGCTTCGACAGGCTGCAACGGATGATTCGACTGCAGCGCTGGCTCGGCCTGCCTTTCGCACAATTGGACACGTTGCTGGTCAGCGCCATGCGCTGCGAGGGCGCCAGCAACCGTGCGCTGCTGATCACCCATAACACCCTTCGGGCGCTGGGGGTCTTTTGCTATCTGAACAGGCGCTACACCTTGCAAGCCGAAGAGTTTGCCGCCTGGCTCCATCAGATGCCCGTCCACGCCTCGGGAAAGCGTGTGTCATTGTTCGATCAGGTGTTCAACCGCGCAGGTTCCGCCTTGCCGCCCCTGTATCTGGACGGCAAGGCGTTCGACGCCACCACTGCGCAACAACTCTGCGCCGGGCTGGGCCTGCAAGACACCCAGGATTCGCTGCAACTGCTGATCGCCGACAGGCCTGCAACCCGTACGATCGAGACCGTCAGCGCACTTTATCGACAAGCGCGAATCGCCCGCCTGTTCGGCTTGTCGGTCATGGAATGTCGGCAACTGGCGCAGTTGCTTGGCAAAGCAAACGTTCTCACGCAACTGCGCACGCCAACGCTGCGGCGCAAACCCAAAGGCGCAACTGACTTTCTCGATGTGCTCATGCACCTGGAATGGGCCAGCCGCTGGCTCAAGGAAAACGGTAACAGCCTGCCATTGTTCAGGCATCAGCTATTGCTTGATAAGCAGGTCCGGGACCCAGCCATCAACCTGCTGTTGAAAGAGTTCGCAGCCTATGATCAGGCTTCTCTTTCCACAAAGTTGAACCTGCTTGAACTGCCTCAACAACCGAGTGATGAAGATAGCCGCTTGCCCGCCGTTGACTGGAACGCCCTGGCCTCTCAAGTGCTGCAACGGGCGCGCTCAAGCACCAGCGTTGAGGTGGCGCTCGATGCACAACTGTCTTCCGTTGCAATCAGCACGGACCCCACACGCACCACCTTTATCATCGAACAGACGAAACAGAAGCTGCTGACACTGGTGAGCACGGTACGGGATGAGCTCTGGGCGTTGTATCTGCGGCTCAAGAAAATCATCCAATCCGTACCTCATCTGCCAGGCAATGCCAACGGGCATCAAAAATATGACCATTACGGTCATTTCCTGCGCTTGTACGCGCCTGCTGCCCCACCGCTGCAAACCCTCGGCTATCTGATATTGCTGCTCCCTCACGCCGTCGATGTTCTGCAATGGCCGCTCAGCCGCCAGGCGCTTGATCAATTTCTGATAAACCCGCACTGGCTGGACAGTGACTATCAGGCCTCCTCGTTACTGGAACTGACTCCGCACACCCTCTACCTGATGCAGCAGTTCAACCATTGCATCGACCGCTTTGGCCTGACGGAAGGACAAATCCTCGATTACTTCAGACAAGCCAACACACCGCCCGGTAGCGCGGCACAAAATACCAGTGACGAAACCAACGAGCGCCTGGCCCGACTCTGTGGCTGGAGTGCCAGCGAAATAGGCGTTTTCAGCAGCCAGCTGAAACCGCCACGCATTACCTCCATGGATCGCCTGGACTGGCTGCTGCGCTGCCGCCAGGCCAGTACCGCAACCGGCCTCCCGGCCACCCTGCTGATTGCCGCCAGCCAACTTAAAACCGACGCGACGTTCGCTCAATGGAAGGCCGTCGGCGAGGCGCTCACGAGCGCCCATGCATCCCCCGTCAACCCGCCTTCCCCTGCCGACCTGTTCAAGGACTGA